Proteins encoded in a region of the Oscillospiraceae bacterium MB24-C1 genome:
- the infA gene encoding translation initiation factor IF-1, producing MAKDDVIEVEGIVKEALPNAQFVVEIQGGHKLLAHISGKLRMNFIRILPGDKVTMEISPYDLTKGRITWRSK from the coding sequence TTGGCAAAGGATGACGTCATTGAGGTGGAGGGCATCGTAAAAGAAGCCCTGCCCAATGCCCAGTTTGTTGTAGAAATTCAGGGGGGGCACAAGCTTCTCGCACATATTTCTGGCAAGCTGCGCATGAACTTTATCCGGATCCTCCCCGGCGACAAGGTCACGATGGAGATTTCTCCTTATGATCTTACCAAAGGCCGGATTACTTGGAGATCCAAATAG
- the rplR gene encoding 50S ribosomal protein L18, protein MIRKPDSNKARLKRHFRVRNKVSGTAERPRLSVFRSEKNIYAQIIDDKAGVTLVSASSLEKSFTEKGANKDAARAIGKLVAQRAAEKGITNVVFDRSGYIYHGRVKELAEGAREGGLNF, encoded by the coding sequence ATGATCAGAAAGCCTGATAGCAATAAAGCACGTCTTAAGCGCCATTTCCGCGTCAGAAATAAGGTCAGCGGCACTGCAGAGCGTCCCCGTCTGAGCGTTTTCCGTTCTGAGAAGAACATTTACGCACAGATCATCGACGATAAAGCCGGCGTCACTCTGGTGTCAGCTTCTTCGTTGGAAAAGTCCTTCACCGAGAAGGGCGCAAACAAAGATGCAGCCCGCGCAATTGGCAAGCTTGTTGCACAGCGCGCAGCGGAAAAGGGCATTACCAATGTCGTATTTGACCGTAGCGGCTACATCTACCATGGACGCGTTAAAGAACTTGCTGAGGGTGCCCGCGAGGGCGGTCTCAACTTCTAA
- the rpmJ gene encoding 50S ribosomal protein L36: MKVRPSVKPMCEKCKVIKRKGRIMVICENPKHKQRQG, from the coding sequence ATGAAAGTAAGACCTTCCGTTAAGCCCATGTGTGAAAAGTGCAAGGTTATCAAGCGCAAGGGTCGCATTATGGTGATCTGCGAAAACCCCAAGCACAAACAGCGTCAGGGCTAA
- the rplO gene encoding 50S ribosomal protein L15: MKLHELSPAPGSVKDAFRKGRGPGSGNGKTAGKGHKGQKARSGGGVRPGFEGGQMPLQRRIPKRGFNNIFAKEYISINVDVLNRFEDGAVVDAEAISKAGIVKNTRDGIKILGRGELNRKLTVVATAFSATAKEKIEAAGGKAEVK; encoded by the coding sequence ATGAAACTGCATGAGTTATCCCCGGCGCCCGGCTCTGTTAAGGATGCATTCCGCAAGGGCAGAGGTCCCGGCTCCGGCAACGGCAAGACTGCGGGCAAGGGGCACAAGGGTCAGAAGGCCCGTTCCGGTGGCGGTGTTCGCCCCGGTTTTGAAGGTGGCCAGATGCCCCTTCAGAGACGTATTCCCAAGAGAGGTTTCAACAACATCTTTGCAAAAGAATATATTTCTATCAACGTGGATGTTCTCAACCGTTTTGAAGACGGCGCGGTCGTAGACGCCGAGGCCATTTCAAAGGCCGGCATCGTTAAGAATACCCGCGACGGAATCAAAATCCTGGGCAGAGGCGAGCTCAATCGTAAACTCACCGTGGTTGCAACTGCTTTCTCCGCAACCGCCAAGGAAAAGATTGAGGCAGCGGGAGGAAAGGCTGAGGTGAAGTAA
- the rplV gene encoding 50S ribosomal protein L22, translated as MEARAYLRGIRIAPRKVQIVLDLIRNKPADVALAILRHTPKAASEPVSKLLKSAMANAENNHNMDKKQLYVAECYVTPGMIMKRIMPRAQGRAFRINKRTSHVTIVVKEKE; from the coding sequence ATGGAAGCCAGAGCATATCTGCGAGGCATTCGCATCGCGCCTCGCAAGGTGCAGATCGTTCTCGATCTCATCCGTAATAAACCAGCCGACGTTGCGCTTGCAATCCTGAGACACACCCCTAAGGCTGCAAGCGAGCCGGTATCAAAGCTCTTAAAGAGCGCGATGGCAAACGCAGAAAACAATCACAACATGGACAAGAAACAGCTTTATGTCGCCGAGTGCTATGTCACCCCCGGCATGATCATGAAGCGTATCATGCCCAGAGCACAGGGAAGAGCGTTCCGCATCAACAAGCGCACTTCTCACGTGACGATCGTTGTGAAGGAAAAGGAATAA
- the rpmC gene encoding 50S ribosomal protein L29, producing MKASELRELSLNELEQKLVDLKAELFNLRFQHTINQLDNPLRLVAVRKDIARVKTLIGEAGRKKA from the coding sequence ATGAAGGCATCGGAACTCAGAGAACTGTCTCTCAATGAGCTCGAGCAGAAGCTCGTCGACCTTAAGGCTGAGCTTTTTAACCTCAGATTTCAGCACACCATCAACCAGCTCGACAATCCCCTGCGTCTCGTGGCTGTCCGCAAGGACATCGCCCGCGTTAAGACGCTGATCGGTGAAGCCGGGCGCAAAAAGGCGTAA
- the rplX gene encoding 50S ribosomal protein L24, which yields MNKLHVKRDDTVVILSGKDKGKKGKVLETSPKEQKLIVEGINMVTKHVKPRRAGESGGIVKAEGAFYASKAMLVCPSCGKATRVAHKLLADGTKMRVCKKCNATF from the coding sequence GTGAATAAACTTCATGTCAAAAGAGATGACACGGTCGTCATCCTGTCCGGCAAAGATAAGGGCAAGAAGGGCAAGGTTCTAGAGACCTCTCCCAAGGAGCAGAAGCTCATTGTTGAGGGCATCAACATGGTAACCAAGCATGTTAAGCCCCGCCGTGCCGGCGAAAGCGGCGGCATTGTCAAGGCGGAGGGTGCTTTTTACGCCTCCAAGGCGATGCTTGTCTGCCCTTCCTGCGGCAAGGCTACCAGAGTGGCCCACAAACTGCTGGCGGATGGAACCAAAATGCGCGTTTGCAAAAAATGCAACGCGACTTTTTAA
- the rpsH gene encoding 30S ribosomal protein S8: MHITDTIADLLTRIRNASTAKHDTVDVPASNMKKAIVQILLDEGYIKSFTVQEDGKQGVIHIVLKYTAGKTPVFTGLRRVSKPGLRIYTSCEEMPRVMRGLGIAILSTSKGVMTDKEARKQNVGGEVLAFVW; encoded by the coding sequence ATGCATATCACCGATACCATCGCTGATTTGCTCACCCGCATTCGTAATGCGAGCACGGCAAAACACGATACGGTCGATGTTCCCGCCTCTAACATGAAGAAGGCAATAGTCCAGATTCTGTTGGATGAGGGCTATATTAAGAGCTTTACCGTTCAAGAAGACGGAAAGCAGGGCGTTATTCACATTGTACTCAAGTACACTGCGGGTAAAACTCCCGTTTTCACCGGTTTAAGAAGAGTTTCCAAGCCGGGTCTTCGTATCTACACCAGCTGCGAAGAGATGCCCAGAGTTATGAGAGGACTTGGCATTGCCATTCTTTCGACATCCAAAGGCGTCATGACCGACAAGGAAGCCAGAAAGCAGAACGTTGGCGGCGAAGTGCTCGCCTTCGTCTGGTAA
- the rplF gene encoding 50S ribosomal protein L6: protein MSRIGRKHIAIPAGVEVKVNGSEVTVKGPKGTRTRTFDPDMNIAVEGAEVIVTRPSDDPRHRSLHGLTRTLVANMIIGCHEGFKKELEVSGVGYRVAKQGKNLVMNLGFSHQIIVSEIEGITIEVPAPNKITILGNDKQVVGQFAAEVREKRPPEPYKGKGIKYAGEVIIRKEGKAGKGKK from the coding sequence ATGTCTAGAATCGGAAGAAAGCATATCGCCATCCCCGCAGGCGTCGAAGTCAAGGTCAACGGCAGCGAGGTCACCGTCAAGGGCCCCAAGGGCACCCGGACTCGCACCTTTGATCCGGACATGAACATTGCGGTAGAGGGCGCTGAGGTTATCGTCACCCGTCCGTCGGATGATCCCCGTCACCGTAGCCTGCACGGCCTGACCAGAACGCTGGTTGCCAACATGATTATCGGCTGCCACGAGGGCTTCAAGAAGGAGCTCGAGGTCAGCGGCGTCGGTTACCGTGTTGCCAAGCAGGGCAAAAACCTGGTCATGAACCTGGGCTTTTCGCACCAGATCATCGTCAGTGAAATTGAGGGTATTACCATTGAGGTTCCCGCCCCGAACAAAATTACCATCCTGGGCAATGACAAGCAGGTCGTAGGCCAGTTCGCCGCCGAAGTGCGCGAGAAGCGCCCGCCGGAGCCTTATAAGGGCAAGGGCATCAAGTACGCTGGCGAAGTCATCATCCGTAAGGAAGGCAAGGCCGGTAAGGGTAAGAAGTAA
- the rplN gene encoding 50S ribosomal protein L14 yields the protein MIQMQTYLKVADNSGAKELMCIRVLGGTRRRYANIGDVIVASVKKAAPGGAVKKGDVVKAVVVRSAKGLRREDGTYIRFDDNAAVIIKEDKNPKGTRIFGPVARELREKDYLKILSLAPEVL from the coding sequence ATGATTCAGATGCAAACTTATCTTAAGGTTGCCGACAACAGCGGCGCTAAGGAGCTTATGTGCATCCGAGTGCTCGGCGGCACCAGAAGAAGATACGCCAACATTGGCGATGTGATCGTAGCGTCGGTGAAGAAAGCTGCTCCCGGCGGCGCGGTTAAAAAGGGTGATGTAGTTAAGGCTGTTGTGGTTCGTTCCGCAAAGGGCCTGCGCCGTGAGGACGGCACCTATATCCGCTTTGACGATAACGCGGCAGTCATTATCAAAGAAGACAAGAACCCCAAGGGTACCCGTATCTTTGGACCGGTTGCGAGAGAGCTTCGCGAAAAAGACTACCTGAAAATTTTGAGCCTCGCTCCCGAGGTTCTGTAA
- the map gene encoding type I methionyl aminopeptidase, with product MVILKTKEELQLMRKAGAITAAALHAGGAAIRPGITTRQVDRVIHDYIVRCGAKPSFLGYGGFPASACISVNDEVIHGIPDDRVICEGDIVSIDVGAKIGGYHGDSAYTFACGEISPQTQALLDGTQKALENGIAQAVVGNRVGDISAAVQNTVEPLGYSVVREYVGHGVGKDLHEAPEVPNYGKPGHGVRLAAGMVIAIEPMINAGAWAVRVLDNDWTVVTRDHSLSAHFEHTVAITPDGPVILTRL from the coding sequence ATGGTAATCCTTAAAACCAAAGAAGAGCTGCAGCTGATGCGAAAGGCCGGCGCCATTACGGCAGCGGCACTGCACGCGGGCGGCGCAGCAATCAGGCCTGGCATTACAACCCGGCAGGTCGATCGTGTCATCCACGATTATATTGTGAGATGTGGGGCAAAGCCTTCGTTTCTGGGCTATGGCGGGTTTCCCGCCTCCGCCTGCATCTCGGTCAACGACGAGGTCATTCACGGTATACCCGATGACAGAGTAATCTGCGAAGGCGACATTGTGAGCATTGACGTTGGCGCTAAAATCGGCGGCTACCACGGCGACTCGGCCTACACCTTTGCGTGTGGCGAAATTTCACCACAGACTCAGGCGCTGTTGGATGGAACCCAGAAGGCGCTTGAAAATGGCATCGCGCAGGCGGTTGTAGGCAACCGCGTCGGAGATATTTCGGCCGCGGTGCAAAATACGGTGGAGCCGCTGGGCTATTCAGTTGTGAGAGAGTATGTCGGGCACGGCGTTGGCAAGGATCTTCATGAGGCACCCGAGGTGCCAAACTATGGCAAACCGGGTCACGGCGTCAGATTAGCGGCCGGTATGGTGATTGCCATTGAGCCGATGATCAACGCAGGCGCATGGGCTGTTAGGGTTTTGGATAATGACTGGACGGTTGTGACCAGAGATCATTCGCTCTCGGCGCACTTTGAGCACACCGTCGCCATTACCCCCGACGGGCCGGTCATTCTCACAAGGCTATGA
- the secY gene encoding preprotein translocase subunit SecY: MLETLRNAWKIEDLRKKLLFTLFILMLSRVGSQIPVPFLDPTALGQMVSATGGIFGYLDVLTGGAFSRSTLFALSISPYITASIVIQLLTVAIPYLENLAKEGEEGKRRLARITRYTTLGLALLQAYAYMTLLNAQGAIESFSGWQYYFARVIIVLCFTAGAMLVVFLGERIDARGIGNGISMILFIGIVSRGGAVLNTMVEYIKYAIDGYTFYFFSVPLVFVMFLFVIAFIIVMTNAERRITVQYAKRIVGRKQYGGQTTFIPIKVNMSGVLPIIFASTILAIPSTINGFVNAAPDSFLGRFLSLFNYNTLLYAVLYFILIIGFNYFYVAIQYNPIEISNNLRKNSGTVPGIRPGKPTSDYIAKIVGKTTFLGGLFLALIATAPIGVGALTRMNISLGGTSVIIIVGVALDTVRQLESQMMMRHYKGFLE; this comes from the coding sequence ATGCTGGAAACCCTCAGAAACGCTTGGAAAATTGAGGATCTCAGAAAAAAACTTCTCTTCACACTTTTCATTTTAATGCTGTCGCGTGTGGGCTCACAGATTCCGGTGCCCTTTCTTGACCCGACAGCGCTTGGGCAGATGGTGTCGGCTACCGGTGGTATTTTCGGTTATCTCGACGTTCTCACTGGCGGCGCTTTCTCGCGCAGCACGCTGTTTGCCCTTTCGATTTCTCCTTATATCACGGCTTCAATCGTGATTCAGCTTCTCACCGTGGCCATTCCCTACCTTGAGAATCTGGCCAAAGAGGGTGAAGAAGGAAAGCGTAGACTGGCGAGAATCACCCGCTACACCACGCTTGGCTTAGCACTGCTTCAGGCGTATGCGTATATGACGCTCTTAAACGCTCAGGGTGCGATTGAGTCTTTTAGTGGTTGGCAGTATTACTTCGCTCGCGTCATTATTGTGCTCTGCTTTACTGCAGGCGCGATGTTGGTTGTATTTTTGGGCGAGCGCATCGATGCACGCGGTATCGGCAACGGTATTTCGATGATACTCTTTATCGGCATTGTGTCGCGCGGCGGTGCTGTGCTCAACACGATGGTGGAGTATATCAAATATGCGATCGATGGCTACACTTTCTATTTCTTCAGCGTACCGCTTGTTTTCGTCATGTTCCTGTTTGTCATCGCTTTTATCATTGTGATGACCAATGCGGAGCGTCGCATCACTGTTCAGTACGCAAAGAGAATTGTAGGCCGCAAGCAGTATGGCGGACAGACGACCTTCATCCCGATCAAGGTGAATATGTCGGGCGTTCTTCCCATCATCTTTGCTTCGACCATCCTTGCAATTCCCTCGACTATCAACGGGTTTGTAAACGCTGCGCCCGATTCCTTTTTAGGGAGATTCTTGTCGCTGTTTAACTACAACACCCTGTTGTACGCAGTCCTTTATTTTATACTGATTATTGGCTTTAACTATTTTTATGTTGCGATTCAGTATAACCCCATTGAAATATCCAATAATCTGCGCAAGAACAGCGGAACGGTTCCCGGCATCCGCCCGGGCAAGCCGACCTCTGATTATATCGCGAAGATTGTTGGCAAGACCACCTTCCTGGGCGGCTTGTTCTTGGCACTTATCGCTACTGCGCCAATCGGCGTAGGCGCTTTGACTAGAATGAATATTTCATTGGGCGGAACCTCGGTAATCATTATTGTAGGAGTTGCGCTCGACACTGTGCGTCAGCTTGAGAGCCAGATGATGATGCGCCATTATAAAGGTTTCCTCGAATAA
- the rpsK gene encoding 30S ribosomal protein S11: protein MAKQTKKGAVTRTRRRERKNIERGAAHIQSTFNNTIVTITDTQGNALSWASSGGLGFRGSRKSTPFAAQTAAETAAKAAMEHGLKTVEVYVKGPGSGREAAIRALQAAGLEVSLIKDVTPIPHNGCRPPKRRRV, encoded by the coding sequence ATGGCAAAGCAGACTAAAAAGGGCGCTGTTACCCGTACTCGTCGCCGCGAGCGCAAGAATATTGAGCGTGGTGCAGCGCACATCCAGTCCACCTTTAACAACACCATCGTCACCATTACCGATACTCAGGGTAATGCGCTGTCGTGGGCATCTTCAGGTGGCCTGGGCTTTAGAGGCTCGAGAAAATCTACCCCGTTTGCTGCGCAGACTGCTGCGGAGACCGCTGCAAAGGCTGCAATGGAGCACGGTTTGAAGACTGTTGAAGTCTATGTTAAGGGCCCCGGTTCGGGTCGTGAGGCTGCTATCCGCGCGCTTCAGGCAGCAGGACTTGAAGTCAGCCTGATCAAGGACGTTACCCCGATCCCCCATAACGGATGCCGCCCTCCCAAGAGAAGACGCGTCTAA
- the rpsQ gene encoding 30S ribosomal protein S17 codes for MSERNLRKTTIGVVVSDKMDKTVVVAVADKVRHPLYKKIIKRTVKFKAHDESNSCGVGDKVEIMETRPLSKDKNWRVVNILEKAK; via the coding sequence GTGAGTGAGAGAAACTTGCGTAAGACCACAATCGGCGTTGTCGTGAGCGATAAGATGGACAAAACCGTTGTTGTTGCTGTGGCGGATAAGGTCCGTCATCCCCTTTACAAGAAAATCATCAAGCGCACCGTTAAGTTTAAGGCCCACGACGAGTCTAATTCCTGCGGCGTTGGCGACAAGGTTGAGATCATGGAGACTCGCCCGCTTTCTAAGGATAAGAATTGGCGCGTAGTCAACATTCTTGAAAAGGCTAAGTAA
- the rpsC gene encoding 30S ribosomal protein S3 gives MGQKVNPHGLRVGVIKDWDSRWFAKDNAFGDILVEDYQLRKYLKKRLFDAGIPRIEIERDAAKVKIHIHCARPGVVIGRQGVEIEKVRLECEKMINKNKENKVNVFVNVVEVRSADKNAQLVAENIAAQLVGRVSFRRAMKQAIGRAMKFGAKGIKVQVSGRLGGAEIARTEHYHEGTIPLQTIRADIDYGFAEADTTYGKIGVKVWIYAGEVLQEVRQSRKEGGSK, from the coding sequence ATGGGCCAGAAAGTCAATCCACATGGTCTTAGAGTAGGCGTAATCAAGGATTGGGATTCCCGCTGGTTTGCCAAGGACAACGCTTTCGGCGACATCCTTGTTGAAGATTACCAGCTCAGAAAATACCTTAAAAAGCGTCTTTTTGACGCGGGTATCCCCAGAATTGAGATAGAGCGCGACGCCGCTAAAGTCAAAATTCACATTCACTGCGCACGTCCCGGTGTTGTCATCGGTCGTCAGGGTGTCGAGATCGAAAAGGTCCGCCTTGAGTGCGAGAAGATGATCAACAAGAATAAGGAAAACAAGGTCAACGTTTTTGTCAATGTCGTCGAAGTTAGGTCGGCTGACAAGAACGCCCAGCTCGTTGCCGAGAATATTGCGGCTCAGCTGGTGGGCCGTGTTTCCTTCCGCCGCGCTATGAAGCAGGCCATTGGCCGCGCTATGAAGTTCGGTGCCAAGGGTATTAAGGTTCAGGTTTCGGGCCGTCTGGGCGGCGCTGAAATCGCCAGAACCGAGCACTATCATGAAGGAACCATTCCGCTGCAGACCATTCGTGCAGATATCGACTACGGCTTTGCCGAGGCTGATACCACTTATGGTAAGATCGGCGTAAAGGTCTGGATCTATGCAGGCGAAGTTCTGCAGGAGGTCAGACAGTCCCGTAAGGAAGGAGGCAGCAAATAA
- the rpsM gene encoding 30S ribosomal protein S13, protein MARIAGIDMPREKRVEIGLTYIFGIGRKTANDILKATGINPDTRVKDLTEADEAALREYIDKNLTVEGDLRGRVHLDIKRLVEIGCYRGVRHRKGLPVRGQRSKTNARTRKGPKRTIANKKK, encoded by the coding sequence ATGGCTCGTATAGCTGGTATTGACATGCCGCGCGAGAAACGCGTTGAAATCGGTCTGACCTATATCTTTGGTATCGGTCGTAAAACCGCCAACGACATTCTCAAGGCAACCGGAATCAATCCCGACACCCGCGTTAAAGATCTCACCGAAGCCGACGAGGCTGCGCTGCGTGAGTATATCGATAAGAACCTCACGGTAGAAGGCGACCTTCGCGGCCGCGTTCATCTGGACATTAAGCGTCTTGTTGAAATCGGATGCTATCGCGGTGTTCGTCACAGAAAGGGCCTACCGGTCCGTGGACAGCGTTCCAAGACCAATGCCCGTACCCGCAAGGGTCCCAAGAGGACCATTGCCAACAAGAAGAAGTAA
- a CDS encoding adenylate kinase, protein MKMILLGAPGAGKGTQAEIVSKKLKIPIIGTGNIIREAINSGSELGKRFQSYTEHGKLVPDELVVEMVANHLSRLKQPDGRECYILDGFPRTVVQAQEFEEMGGKVDAVIKLEITDEEIIARMTGRRICTRCGTPYHIANNPPKEEGVCDKCSGALCIRNDDAPEMVLKRLEVYHEQTEPLVDYYRDHGILTTIDATMEMDKVTAEILSVLGVD, encoded by the coding sequence ATGAAAATGATATTACTTGGCGCCCCTGGTGCCGGTAAGGGTACGCAGGCAGAAATCGTTTCTAAGAAGTTGAAAATTCCGATTATTGGAACTGGCAACATCATCCGCGAAGCGATCAACAGCGGGTCGGAATTGGGCAAACGCTTTCAGTCTTATACCGAGCATGGTAAGCTAGTACCCGATGAATTGGTCGTCGAGATGGTGGCTAATCATCTTAGCCGGCTTAAGCAGCCGGATGGCAGAGAGTGCTATATTCTGGATGGATTCCCGCGCACTGTTGTGCAGGCTCAGGAATTTGAAGAGATGGGCGGCAAGGTTGACGCAGTTATTAAACTTGAGATCACCGATGAGGAGATCATCGCCCGTATGACCGGCAGACGTATCTGCACCAGATGTGGAACGCCGTATCACATCGCAAACAATCCCCCTAAAGAAGAGGGTGTCTGCGATAAATGCAGCGGCGCGCTTTGCATCAGAAATGATGACGCGCCTGAAATGGTGCTCAAGCGTCTTGAGGTTTATCATGAGCAGACCGAACCGCTGGTAGACTACTACCGCGACCATGGCATCTTGACAACTATAGATGCCACAATGGAAATGGATAAGGTGACTGCCGAAATCCTTTCTGTGCTTGGAGTTGACTGA
- the rpsE gene encoding 30S ribosomal protein S5, whose translation MARIDATALELTERVVAINRVSKTVKGGRIFKFAALVVVGDGNGTVGYGLGKAGEVPDAIRKGIEDAKKNLFKISLRGTTIPHEVIGRFGAGSVLMLPAPQGTGVIAGGPVRAVLEIAGIKDIRTKCQRSNNPCNVVTATINGLRSLRNVDEVAAIRGKSVDEILG comes from the coding sequence TTGGCTCGTATAGACGCAACGGCATTAGAACTCACTGAGAGAGTTGTCGCCATCAACCGTGTTTCTAAGACGGTTAAGGGTGGTCGAATCTTCAAATTCGCCGCGCTGGTTGTTGTCGGTGACGGAAACGGCACTGTCGGCTACGGTCTTGGAAAGGCCGGCGAAGTCCCCGATGCGATTCGCAAGGGTATTGAGGATGCCAAGAAAAACTTGTTTAAAATTTCCCTCAGAGGAACCACTATTCCTCATGAGGTTATCGGAAGGTTCGGCGCAGGTTCTGTGCTGATGCTCCCTGCCCCACAGGGTACCGGCGTTATCGCAGGCGGCCCCGTGCGCGCAGTGCTTGAAATTGCAGGCATTAAGGACATCAGAACGAAGTGCCAGCGCTCCAACAACCCCTGCAATGTTGTGACCGCTACTATTAACGGACTGCGGTCGCTCCGCAACGTCGACGAAGTTGCTGCTATTCGCGGCAAGAGCGTTGACGAGATCTTGGGCTAG
- a CDS encoding KOW domain-containing RNA-binding protein, translating into MCPGMVVKALAGRDADQWFAVLSVEGDFALIVNGKSRPLARPKRKRRKHLAVTTAKLSDNCMMTDRKLKCALRAFAANCDKEGNDLGKG; encoded by the coding sequence ATGTGCCCAGGCATGGTGGTAAAGGCCCTTGCGGGACGCGACGCTGACCAATGGTTTGCTGTGCTCTCGGTTGAAGGGGATTTTGCCCTGATTGTAAATGGCAAAAGCCGACCGTTAGCGCGACCAAAGCGCAAGCGAAGAAAGCATTTGGCCGTAACCACAGCAAAACTATCTGACAACTGCATGATGACCGACCGAAAGCTTAAGTGTGCACTTCGCGCGTTTGCCGCGAATTGTGACAAGGAGGGGAATGACCTTGGCAAAGGATGA
- the rpmD gene encoding 50S ribosomal protein L30, whose amino-acid sequence MANIKVKLVKSLAGSKKDQIATAEALGLHKIGNETIQPDNAATRGKINKISHLVAWTEA is encoded by the coding sequence ATGGCTAACATCAAAGTAAAGCTGGTCAAGAGCCTCGCAGGTTCTAAAAAGGACCAGATTGCCACCGCCGAAGCACTCGGTCTTCACAAGATCGGCAATGAAACTATTCAGCCTGACAACGCGGCAACCAGAGGTAAGATCAACAAGATCTCTCACTTAGTCGCTTGGACCGAGGCATAA
- the rplP gene encoding 50S ribosomal protein L16 produces the protein MLLPKRVKYRRVHRGRLTGKATRGNFISNGDFGLQALEPAWITSNQIEAARIAMTRYIKRGGQVWIKIFPDKPVTEKPAETRMGSGKGSPEYWVAVVKPGRVLFEIGGVSEELAREAMRLAMHKLPIKCKFIKKEEEVEG, from the coding sequence ATGCTTCTGCCCAAGAGAGTAAAATACCGCAGAGTTCACAGAGGTAGATTGACCGGCAAGGCCACCCGCGGCAACTTTATTTCCAACGGTGATTTTGGTCTTCAGGCTCTTGAGCCCGCTTGGATTACCTCTAACCAGATCGAAGCAGCTCGTATTGCCATGACTCGTTACATCAAGCGTGGCGGTCAGGTCTGGATCAAGATTTTCCCCGACAAGCCCGTTACCGAGAAGCCCGCTGAAACTCGAATGGGTTCCGGTAAGGGCAGCCCCGAGTACTGGGTCGCTGTCGTTAAGCCCGGCCGCGTGTTGTTTGAGATCGGCGGCGTTTCTGAGGAGCTTGCACGTGAGGCTATGCGTCTTGCTATGCACAAGCTGCCTATTAAATGCAAGTTTATTAAGAAGGAAGAGGAGGTTGAAGGCTAA
- the rplE gene encoding 50S ribosomal protein L5: MARLKDRYNNEVAGELMKKFGYKSVMQIPKLEKVVVNVACGEGRDNPKIIEAILGDLGKITGQRAVICKAKKSVANFKLREGMPVGCKVTLRGARMYEFVDRLFSVAMPRVRDFRGISANGFDGRGNFTFGLKEQLMFPEIEFDKIDKVRGMDISFVTTAKTDEEGKALLTELGCPFAK, encoded by the coding sequence ATGGCTAGATTAAAAGACCGTTACAACAACGAAGTGGCCGGAGAGCTGATGAAGAAATTCGGCTACAAGAGTGTCATGCAGATCCCCAAGCTTGAGAAGGTCGTTGTCAACGTCGCTTGCGGCGAAGGCAGAGACAACCCCAAGATCATCGAGGCGATTCTCGGGGATCTCGGCAAGATTACCGGCCAGCGCGCCGTGATCTGCAAAGCAAAGAAGTCGGTAGCAAACTTTAAGCTTCGCGAAGGCATGCCTGTCGGCTGCAAAGTTACCCTTCGCGGCGCGAGAATGTATGAATTTGTCGACAGACTCTTTTCTGTCGCTATGCCCCGTGTTCGTGATTTCCGCGGCATTTCGGCCAACGGTTTCGACGGCAGAGGCAACTTTACTTTCGGTTTGAAGGAACAGCTTATGTTCCCCGAAATTGAGTTCGACAAGATTGACAAGGTGCGCGGCATGGATATTTCCTTTGTCACCACCGCCAAGACCGACGAAGAAGGCAAGGCCCTGCTCACAGAGCTTGGCTGCCCGTTCGCCAAGTAA
- a CDS encoding type Z 30S ribosomal protein S14: MAKTSMKIKQQRPAKFSSREYNRCKICGRPHAYLRKYGICRICFRELAYKGQIPGVRKASW; this comes from the coding sequence ATGGCAAAGACCAGTATGAAAATTAAGCAGCAGCGCCCTGCAAAGTTCTCTTCCAGAGAATATAACAGATGCAAGATCTGCGGCCGTCCCCATGCGTATCTGAGAAAGTACGGCATTTGCCGTATCTGCTTCAGAGAGCTGGCGTACAAAGGACAGATTCCCGGCGTGCGTAAGGCAAGCTGGTAA